From the genome of Elusimicrobiota bacterium:
ATACCGATTGGCGTTGCATTGATAAATATATCAGATTGTAAAATATGATGACTACTTTTGTTAACCTCAATACCAAGCAATTTGCATTGTGTGTTACAAAAATGTAAGCATTTGCTTACAAATTTTTTCATTCGTTGCTTGATAATATCCGATACAACAAGTTTTTTTATACCGGATTTTATCAACGCATATGCGATTGCTTTTGCTACACCACCACAGCCAAGCATAAAAACAGTTTTATTTTTAACAGTTGTTTTACCTTCAATAGATTTTACAAAACCGTAATGGTCAGTATTATATCCCGATAGGAAACCATTCCTATTGACGATAGTATTCACAGCACCGATTTTTTTTGCTTCATCAGAAATTTTATCTAAAAATTTGATTACATTTTCTTTGTGTGGAATTGTGATATTCACACCGGCAATATTCAAAACACGAATTGATTCAACAGCAGTTTTAAGCTGGCTTGGCTTGATATTAAAAGGAATATACACATAATCCAAGCCCATTTTTTTTATTGCAGCATTATGCATCGCTGGTGAAAGCGAATGTTCTATCGGCCAGCCAAAAATGCCTAAAATTTTCATTTTTGTCTCTAATTTTTCTAATTATGAAATTGTTAAAAAACTCCTATAAGTTGTCATTCTGAGCAAAGCGAAGAATCTCTTACCAACCAAACGTGAGTTCCTTCACATCGTTCAAGATGACAAATTGATTAGATTCTTGACTGAGCATGAATAATACCAGCGATTACCCTTAATGTTCGATTAATTGATTCGGATGTGGGAAATACTTTTGACACATCTGAATCTAACAACACTGCATTATTTCCTTCAGCATATTTCCGCGCATATTTCCCACGGACTCCTTTTCTGAAGTCATACTCAGGCAACATTCCGTTACCGTGCTGGTTTTTACTTACATTCTTCATAACTTTTCCTTTTCCGACGAGTAGCCCACCTTGCACTAATAATACGAATGGTATCTTTCTGTTCACAGTGGACTACTATTGAAATTCGTCCTTTATATATTTGTCCGATTGTTACAAACCGTTTTTCTCCTGGTTTTGAATGTAGCGGGTCAATAATAGTTACAGAAAAAGGAACTCCAAAAATTGTTGAGGCCTCTTCAAACGACACTTTATGCTTTTTATATAATTAGATTTCGCTTTTCCTGAGTCCCATTCAAAAGTTAATCCCAATTTAATTCTCCTTTTCTTGAACCATTTCCAAATTACTTTTTAATTACCTCCGTCCCCAGTATTTTTTGTCTTATATTTCCCTGTTTGTATTTTATGGATTATCAATTTCTCTATATTTCCTTCATCTTCTAGATCTGAGTTTCTATATTTACAATCAGGATTAGGACATTCATAAGTATAACCTTGATTTAATTCACAATCACACTTTGGGCAATGTGGAGTTAAATTACAAATTTTGTTATCAATATACTTCCAATGCCAACATACTTTATAAAAAACATCTTTTGTATAATTATACCAGTCAAGTTTTTCTGATTTCTTGTTTTTAAACAGCATAATTCCCACAAAAATAATAAAAATAAGCAAGGGAAAAAAATCGAAAAATAATATTGTTTTCCATAAGGGTAGGGTAAATTTTTGTGTAAAAAAAAGATAAATATATACTACAAGTGTTACTATAAAGTTTAATAATGACTTTATAAAATTAAAATCAAATATATATGTTGAAACTAAATTACCTCCAGCAGTAGCAAATATCCCGACAACAAAAGTAATAAAATACTTATTTCTAATAATTTTCATTGTTCTTATTTACTTTCCACAATTTTTATTTCTTTTTCTGTAAGTCCGTAAAGTTTATAGACTAATTCGTCTATTTGGTTGTCGGTTTTTTGGATTTCGGATTCAATTCGTTTTCGCTCATCTGTAATTTTATCACCGAATTTTTGCAGTTGTTTGTTTAACTCAAGCATTCTTTGAGAAAATTGTGCAATTTTTTCTTGTTCGCTTTCACTTGCTTGAGGGATTGGAAAAATTGCTAATTCTTTAACCTTAAATTGAGGGAAAATATTGCGTTGTAACTTATCAAAAGTATTCACAAACCAAAAAGTTGTGATTTTTGAATTAAGAACAGCAAGGACAAAAAATGGCTCAATATCATGAAAATTATAAATAATCATACTATTTATATCATTCAGCAAATAATCTTTTGTAAATACAGCATAAATTGAATAAGGCGGTGGCGATGGTATCTGTCTAACCAAAATTCGTGGGTTAGTAAATAACTTTTCATCTCTTGGTGCAGCTAAACACTCTCCATATTTTAACCACCAACCACTCCAATCTATACCATACCTTTTGACATTTTTGCCCTCTAAATATTTACCGTAATCAGCATCTTCTTTCGTTTTACTATGATAGACACGGTTGTTTTTCATCGTGTCTGTTTGTTTTGGTTTTCCTTTGCCTGTTTCGTATGCTTTTAATCCAGCTTTGATGATGGAAAAAGAGTCAAGTGATTTTGAATGGTTTTTTATTTTTCCCAATATAGTTATTTTATCTTTGTTTTTAGTTAATACGATGTTTATTATGTAATTATTGCCCTTGAAAAGTGATGGTGCAAATTTTCCAACAATTTCAAGTTTTCCATCTCTAAACTCGCCGAGTGTTATATCAGTAGGTTTTCCTTTTTGAAAAACTAACAAACAGGTGTCAATATTAGCATCTTGAAAAACTTTATCAAAAATATTGATAATTTTAAGATTGCTTGTCTCTTGTAATAGAAATTTCCTAAACTCTGAAAAAGTATCAATAGTAAGCCAGTTATTCGGAATAATAAAACCGAAATAACCATTTCTATCGAGCAGTTCATATGCCTTATTCACGAATAAAAGATAGGTATTTATTTGATATTTAACTAAATCATAATTTTCATAATAATATTTTTTCTCTTTCTCTGAAAAACTTTCCCCTCGCGCAAAAACATACGGGGGATTGCCGATGATGATGTCAAAACCACCATTGGATTCTTTGGCTCGTCCCGTTTCAACACCGAGATTGCCACGGCTACGCCTCGCAATGACATTGGGCTGGTCTGATGAGATTGCTACAGGACTTCGTCCTTCGCAATGACACAACACTTCTGGGAATTCTTCAGACCAGTTGAATGCTTTGTTGCCTGCAACTGTTGGGTCATCAATCAGCGAATTCCCGCATCTGATATTTTTTAACATTGGCAAGCGTTCACGAGTATAAAGCGTTTTCAGAAGCAAATTCATCTGTGTAATTTCTACTGCCTGTTTATCAAGGTCAACACCATAGATATTGTTCTGCAGTATTTCGGGTTTTCGGACTCCGCCTAACTCACCCGTCCAGTATTTTACCAATTCGTCAAATGCTTTTATAAGAAATGAACCAGAGCCACAGGCGGGTTCTAAAATTTTAAGATTTTGAACTTCTTTTGGTTTTGCTGTTTTTAACACTTCTCCAACGGTATTTTTCACAATGTAATCAACGATATAAGTCGGTGTGTAATAAATCCCCTGCTCTTTTCTGTGCTGGTGTGTTTCTTTTAACTTTGCTGTTGTCGGTGTTTTTTTAAGTATATGTCCGAGATACTGCTCGTAAATACTGCCTAAAACATCAGCATTTATCACTCCAAAATCATAATGAATATTTCCATCTTTTGTCTGATATAACGATAGAATAATTTCTTCCAAAATATCGTTATCAATTTTCAGTTTCTCGCAAAGATGCGGTTCAAAAAGTTTTGAGTTATATCCGTCATCAAACTCACGGAAATTTTTTTGTAGAGAAGAGTTTAAGTCCCGCTTACTTTCTTGGCAAGAGCGAACGAGAGATAAAAGATGGTTCTGCTCAATATTTCTATCCTCGCAAGTGCGAATAAAAATTAGACGGTCAAGTATTCGCTGGACTGATTCATCAAGTTCTGTCTCTGAAATTTTATTCAATCGTGGATATTTCAGAATATTTTTAGTAAGTTTTTCGCGAGCTTTTAACAAATCGTCAAGAATCTGTTTTGAGACGGGCTGTTTCTTGATTTTCTTTCCAAATTTTTCTGACCATCTATCAAGTGTTCCAGTTTCAATACTTGTTTTACTTAATAACCATAAAGAATCAAAATCAGTAATGTAATCCATATAAGTTAAATCAAGCACTTTTGCTTTGTCAGCATCTTCTCGCCATTCTGCGTTGTAAAGTTTGAGCCCTTCAAAATCAGTCAAAATAGCCCATTGAACGCCTTTATGCCACGAATAATTTATTGCCTGTTTGCTGTATTCAGGATTATTGAGGTCGGCTTTAAGCGGTTTTGCTTCAACAAAAAACTTTACGATACCTGAAAGTATGAATGAATAATCAACCCTACCGTTTGAAATTTTGTCTTCAGCGCTAACTTCGTTAGAATTCTCAATATCCCAACCCAGTGTACGAAACAACGGAAGAATAAAATCCTTCTTGGTCATTTCTTCTTTATAGTCATTTATTTTACCATCAGTTTTTACTGTTTCATATTTTTGAATTAGTTTTTTAACTTCTGATTTTGCGGTTTCTTTGTCCATATTCTTGTTACTTTTTCCCTAATATCTTATTGAGTAGATTGGTTGTTCCTGACCTTTTAGCCCAGTTTGACAATTTTTTTAGATTCAGTTTATTTTTATTAACCACTTTAAGTATATTCTCAATATCTATAATGTCCATTGGCCCACCTGCTTTTAATTTCAAGATTATCTGACCTTCAGTATTAACTACAGGGATTGACTGTCTTGCAAAATGTAGTAGAACTGTATCTTTACAAATTTCATCTTGCCAGTTCAATGTTGATATAAGAATATCTACAATTCGTGATTTTTTTTCTCGCCCTCTTTCTTTCTTATAACAAATAATTGCATAATATGGAAAAACTTCTTGTTCTGGTTTTTTTAATTCTATTGAGTAACTTTTCGTATTAAATAGTTTTCTAAATTCTACATAAAACTTTCCTATATTTTCTGTTGATATTAAGAAATCTACATTTTTCGTCGCTCTGGGTATGCCAATAGCACCTACTCCTAACCCACCAATAAGTCCGTAAGAATTTATAATTCCTGTAGATTTAAATCCTGACAAAAACTTTGATATAACAATTAGTAAATTTTCTATTTTTTGATATTCTCTATTTTCCACTGAATTTTACTTTCTTTCCGGCTTCTGCAAGGTTTCTGCAGAACTCGGAAATCAGAAGCGTCTCTACTAATTTTTCTTTTATACTTTTTTTACGATAGTAATTTGCATGGTCATCAATGCTTCTTCTAAACTTACTATTATGACAATGGCTTCTTTTCATATATCAGTTTATTGAGATTCTGATAACTTCAACTATTCTCCTGCAACTGACAACTGGTTTATCAGCAGCGAAGGACTACCAATACTTCCATAAAATTTTAAATCATTTCCTATATCCAAAATATTATCAAACAAATCCAGAATATTTCCTGCGATTGTTACGCCGTGAACTGGGAATTTTTTTTCACCATTTTCTACATAAAAACCATTTACACCTACAGAGAACTCACCGGAAACAGCATCAGCATTATGCATTCCCATTGTTTCAGTAATATAAAGCCCGCGACCCATTTTTTTTAATAAACTATCAAGAATTGTTTCACTTTGTTGAATATAAAGGTTTGTAGCCTCCGGCACCGAAAGCCCTGAATAACCTCTTGAGGCATTCCCAGTAGATTTGGTATTGTCTTTTTTAGCCGTGTATAAATTATGAATATAATTTTTAAGCACCCCATTTTCAATAATTATTGTTTTTTGTGTTGGGATACCATCATCATCAAACGACGAAGTCGCAACCCCATTAGTAAGTGTTCCATCATCAATAATACTTAGTTTTTCAGAACATACTTTTTGGTTAATGCGTTCTTTCAATAAAGAAACATTTTTCTGGACGGCAAATGCTGAAAAAGAGGCTGAAAATAATCCTAAAAAATCACAGCCAACATTTTGGTTAAAAATTACTGGATAACTGCCTGTCTTTATTCGTTTAGCACCTAAAAGGTCAACAGCATTTCTAACTGCCTGTGAGGTTGTTGTTTCAAAATCTATATCGTTAAAAATCCTTTTTATTGTAGATTCTCCACCAACCTGAATTTCGCCACACTCACCTTCTTTCCCACGCCCTTCACTTCCATCCGAAGCAACACAAGAAATTCCATATGAAAAAAATGTCCCACGAGAAATATATGCAACCCTATTACTATTTACGATATAAGTTTCGCCTGATGATTCTGAATAACCTGCTTTTGCGATACTTCTTATTTTTTTGTTTGATAGGGCAAATCGTTCCATATTTTTCAGTATATTGATTTTTTTATCAATTGGAATCTTCCTAAAAGTTTCATCACTAATATCCAGTTCAGTATTAATTTTAGTCGGTGATGCTATAGTATTATATTCATCTTCAGGCATCAGTTCACGGTTTTGTTCTGCTAATAAAACTAAATCGTCTATTACAGAATCACTGAAATTATTTGTATACGCGAAACCTGTTCTACTGTTTTTTATGATTCTTAGTCCAATACCCTGTGATACAGTGTTATAACAATCT
Proteins encoded in this window:
- a CDS encoding TldD/PmbA family protein: MIDFNFFKNIFTKLQKKVGITTEVELFGDITDNTTIVWSEGKLEDCYNTVSQGIGLRIIKNSRTGFAYTNNFSDSVIDDLVLLAEQNRELMPEDEYNTIASPTKINTELDISDETFRKIPIDKKINILKNMERFALSNKKIRSIAKAGYSESSGETYIVNSNRVAYISRGTFFSYGISCVASDGSEGRGKEGECGEIQVGGESTIKRIFNDIDFETTTSQAVRNAVDLLGAKRIKTGSYPVIFNQNVGCDFLGLFSASFSAFAVQKNVSLLKERINQKVCSEKLSIIDDGTLTNGVATSSFDDDGIPTQKTIIIENGVLKNYIHNLYTAKKDNTKSTGNASRGYSGLSVPEATNLYIQQSETILDSLLKKMGRGLYITETMGMHNADAVSGEFSVGVNGFYVENGEKKFPVHGVTIAGNILDLFDNILDIGNDLKFYGSIGSPSLLINQLSVAGE
- a CDS encoding shikimate dehydrogenase, translating into MKILGIFGWPIEHSLSPAMHNAAIKKMGLDYVYIPFNIKPSQLKTAVESIRVLNIAGVNITIPHKENVIKFLDKISDEAKKIGAVNTIVNRNGFLSGYNTDHYGFVKSIEGKTTVKNKTVFMLGCGGVAKAIAYALIKSGIKKLVVSDIIKQRMKKFVSKCLHFCNTQCKLLGIEVNKSSHHILQSDIFINATPIGMDKKDASPINKKLLRKDMFVYDVIYNRQTQLIKDAKKVGAPFSDGLDMLIYQGMKSFELWTGKKPPIEIMRQVITTKIQSSHR
- a CDS encoding N-6 DNA methylase, giving the protein MDKETAKSEVKKLIQKYETVKTDGKINDYKEEMTKKDFILPLFRTLGWDIENSNEVSAEDKISNGRVDYSFILSGIVKFFVEAKPLKADLNNPEYSKQAINYSWHKGVQWAILTDFEGLKLYNAEWREDADKAKVLDLTYMDYITDFDSLWLLSKTSIETGTLDRWSEKFGKKIKKQPVSKQILDDLLKAREKLTKNILKYPRLNKISETELDESVQRILDRLIFIRTCEDRNIEQNHLLSLVRSCQESKRDLNSSLQKNFREFDDGYNSKLFEPHLCEKLKIDNDILEEIILSLYQTKDGNIHYDFGVINADVLGSIYEQYLGHILKKTPTTAKLKETHQHRKEQGIYYTPTYIVDYIVKNTVGEVLKTAKPKEVQNLKILEPACGSGSFLIKAFDELVKYWTGELGGVRKPEILQNNIYGVDLDKQAVEITQMNLLLKTLYTRERLPMLKNIRCGNSLIDDPTVAGNKAFNWSEEFPEVLCHCEGRSPVAISSDQPNVIARRSRGNLGVETGRAKESNGGFDIIIGNPPYVFARGESFSEKEKKYYYENYDLVKYQINTYLLFVNKAYELLDRNGYFGFIIPNNWLTIDTFSEFRKFLLQETSNLKIINIFDKVFQDANIDTCLLVFQKGKPTDITLGEFRDGKLEIVGKFAPSLFKGNNYIINIVLTKNKDKITILGKIKNHSKSLDSFSIIKAGLKAYETGKGKPKQTDTMKNNRVYHSKTKEDADYGKYLEGKNVKRYGIDWSGWWLKYGECLAAPRDEKLFTNPRILVRQIPSPPPYSIYAVFTKDYLLNDINSMIIYNFHDIEPFFVLAVLNSKITTFWFVNTFDKLQRNIFPQFKVKELAIFPIPQASESEQEKIAQFSQRMLELNKQLQKFGDKITDERKRIESEIQKTDNQIDELVYKLYGLTEKEIKIVESK
- a CDS encoding BrnT family toxin, whose amino-acid sequence is MSFEEASTIFGVPFSVTIIDPLHSKPGEKRFVTIGQIYKGRISIVVHCEQKDTIRIISARWATRRKRKSYEECK